From a single Solanum dulcamara chromosome 4, daSolDulc1.2, whole genome shotgun sequence genomic region:
- the LOC129887481 gene encoding J protein JJJ2-like — translation MECNKDDALRAKEIAERKFLAKDFLGAKKFALKAQNLNPGLEGISQMLATLGVHIAAESKVNGEGNFYGILGVSPKADDEAIRKQYRKLALMLHPDKNKSIGAEAAFKHVSEAWSLLSDKNKKTVYDNKNVNALQQRVRAENVDSPQHSTQNGFQKFAKNAASRARPPKSSTNKKSSSSGTKERGTFWTVCYRCKMQYEYMRMYLNHNLLCPNCHEAFFAVETRPPSNGSKKSTEWDYSQQQENTYHQGTRKGAPTTGRNSSSAPNSESYVVNNTDSPDHNNFQWIPFSKTAGHASAVQAANMVQQAYQKVKRERQEAQTATKREEALKRNNHSSKRPSAAISAGQFNALKRKKGINDPSTSRLRHSWESAGGSTASPAEVERGNRERVKLNVANHLSNEREESYNDVKHLLMEKAKKEILKNLSERGSATSTTSVSSREVILTKEAKERKNEENHVSEFDVKEDHDAACEQFTTETKIFAKRSSSETFNNYLDNEPAGCMSIDVPDSDFHNFDSDRIESCFGPNQVWAAYDDSDGMPRYYAMILKVISLNPFKARISWLNSNNSGTGSLNSVNSGAPQTCGDFRGGRHEMRTSVNCFSHKVRWTKGPGDTIQVFPRKGEVWALYRNWSPEWNEFTEDDVIQKYDLIEVLEDFNEEVVVVTPLVKVAGFKSVFHKHLNPREIRKIPREEIFRFSHEISSFLLTGKEGPNAPKGFRELDPAAMPGELLEVIQDEEEIECMDPEGSREDNAIGGTEARSSNLMEETYSSIEDKEVIILDS, via the coding sequence ATGGAGTGCAACAAAGATGATGCTTTGAGGGCTAAAGAAATTGCAGAAAGGAAATTCTTGGCTAAGGATTTTTTGGGGGCGAAAAAGTTTGCTTTAAAGGCCCAGAATCTGAATCCTGGACTTGAAGGCATTAGTCAAATGTTGGCAACACTCGGTGTTCATATTGCTGCTGAGAGCAAAGTTAATGGTGAAGGAAATTTTTATGGAATCCTTGGTGTTAGTCCAAAAGCTGATGATGAGGCTATAAGGAAACAGTATAGGAAACTGGCCCTCATGCTTCATCCTGATAAGAACAAGTCCATAGGCGCCGAAGCTGCGTTTAAGCATGTGTCCGAAGCATGGAGCTTGTTGTCTGATAAGAACAAGAAAACGGTGTATGACAATAAAAATGTGAATGCCTTGCAGCAGAGAGTTCGGGCTGAAAATGTGGATTCTCCTCAACATTCCACACAGAATGGTTTTCAAAAATTTGCAAAGAATGCTGCTTCACGAGCGAGGCCTCCAAAGAGTAGTACCAATAAAAAGAGTTCTTCATCAGGAACAAAGGAGCGTGGTACCTTTTGGACTGTTTGCTATCGGTGCAAGATGCAGTATGAGTATATGCGGATGTACCTTAACCATAATCTGCTGTGTCCTAATTGTCACGAGGCCTTCTTTGCTGTCGAAACAAGACCACCATCCAATGGCTCAAAGAAGTCTACCGAGTGGGATTATTCTCAGCAGCAAGAAAATACATACCACCAGGGAACGAGAAAGGGTGCACCAACTACAGGAAGAAACAGTTCAAGCGCTCCAAATTCTGAGTCTTATGTTGTCAATAACACTGATTCACCTGATCACAATAACTTCCAGTGGATCCCATTTTCTAAAACCGCTGGTCATGCATCTGCTGTACAAGCAGCTAATATGGTACAACAAGCATATCAGAAAGTAAAACGAGAGCGTCAAGAAGCACAGACGGCGACGAAAAGAGAGGAGGCGTTGAAAAGGAACAATCATTCGTCCAAACGACCAAGTGCAGCTATATCAGCTGGACAGTTTAATGCTCTCAAGAGGAAAAAAGGCATAAATGACCCCAGTACAAGTAGGCTCAGGCATAGCTGGGAATCTGCTGGAGGCAGCACAGCAAGTCCAGCTGAAGTTGAACGGGGTAATAGAGAAAGGGTTAAGCTGAATGTTGCTAACCATTTGAGTAATGAAAGGGAGGAATCCTACAATGATGTCAAACATTTGCTGATGGAGAAGGCCAAGAAGGAAATATTGAAAAACCTAAGCGAACGGGGCTCAGCTACTTCAACTACATCTGTGTCTTCAAGGGAGGTAATTTTAACCAAGGAAGCCAAGGagagaaaaaatgaagaaaatcatGTCTCTGAATTTGATGTCAAAGAAGATCATGATGCAGCTTGTGAACAATTTACAACTGAAACCAAAATCTTTGCAAAGAGGTCTAGTTCTGAAACTTTTAATAACTACTTAGATAACGAACCTGCTGGGTGTATGTCGATAGATGTTCCAGATTCAGATTTCCACAATTTTGATAGTGATCGAATAGAAAGTTGTTTTGGACCTAACCAGGTCTGGGCTGCATATGATGACAGTGATGGGATGCCTCGATATTATGCCATGATTCTCAAGGTGATTTCTCTAAATCCTTTCAAAGCCAGAATTAGTTGGTTAAATTCAAATAACAGTGGAACAGGTTCGCTAAACTCTGTAAATTCTGGTGCTCCTCAAACATGTGGAGATTTCAGAGGAGGCAGGCATGAAATGAGAACCTCTGTTAACTGCTTCTCACACAAGGTCAGATGGACAAAAGGTCCTGGCGATACAATTCAAGTATTTCCTAGAAAGGGGGAAGTTTGGGCTTTATATAGAAATTGGTCTCCAGAATGGAATGAATTCACAGAGGATGATGTAATACaaaaatatgatttgattgaagtGCTTGAAGATTTTAATGAGGAAGTTGTGGTAGTTACTCCTCTCGTCAAAGTTGCTGGCTTCAAGTCGGTGTTCCACAAGCATTTGAACCCCAGGGAAATAAGAAAAATTCCTAGGGAAGAAATATTCCGATTTTCTCATGAGATTTCGTCGTTCTTGCTTACCGGAAAAGAAGGCCCAAACGCTCCCAAGGGTTTTCGAGAGTTGGATCCAGCAGCTATGCCTGGTGAACTTCTTGAAGTAATACAAGACGAAGAAGAAATTGAATGCATGGATCCCGAAGGAAGCAGGGAAGATAATGCAATTGGTGGTACAGAAGCCAGGAGTAGCAATTTGATGGAAGAAACTTACAGCTCCATAGAAGATAAAGAAGTTATAATATTAGATTCCTGA